The following proteins are encoded in a genomic region of Myxococcota bacterium:
- a CDS encoding porin family protein, with the protein MNERALALASWLALAMLALPCGAIAQDDDEEIDPTQSGYYVALSAGTALDQFSGGDFDNGYGGGVLAGYRAGQYASVELEAQFLENFETRRGGNNEVDLWLATVNFRLHVPMGRFEPYLTYGVGALGAESTGAPAARMKRTDLAFKGGAGLAFFLSDDVSIFGAATYAVPLGSAKKFEHATFVVGAQYKWEE; encoded by the coding sequence ATGAACGAACGCGCCCTTGCCCTCGCTTCCTGGCTCGCCCTCGCGATGCTCGCGCTCCCGTGCGGCGCGATCGCGCAGGACGACGACGAGGAGATCGACCCGACGCAGTCGGGCTACTACGTCGCGCTCTCGGCCGGCACCGCGCTCGACCAGTTCTCGGGCGGCGACTTCGACAACGGCTACGGAGGCGGCGTGCTCGCCGGCTATCGCGCGGGCCAGTACGCGTCGGTCGAGCTCGAGGCGCAGTTCCTCGAGAACTTCGAGACGCGGCGCGGCGGCAACAACGAGGTCGACCTCTGGCTCGCCACCGTGAACTTCCGCCTGCACGTCCCGATGGGCCGCTTCGAGCCGTACCTGACGTACGGCGTGGGCGCGCTCGGCGCGGAGAGCACGGGCGCTCCGGCCGCGCGCATGAAGCGCACCGACCTCGCGTTCAAGGGCGGCGCCGGGCTCGCGTTCTTCCTGTCGGACGACGTGTCGATCTTCGGCGCCGCGACCTACGCCGTCCCGCTCGGCAGCGCCAAGAAGTTCGAGCACGCGACGTTCGTCGTCGGCGCGCAGTACAAGTGGGAGGAGTGA